A single window of Nicotiana sylvestris chromosome 5, ASM39365v2, whole genome shotgun sequence DNA harbors:
- the LOC138891308 gene encoding uncharacterized protein codes for MAINMNIQELLVIGDSDLLIHQVREEWATKNSKILLYLHHEQELRKRFTKSEFQHVPRIQNVFADALATLSSMIQHPNKIFINPIPIKIHDQPAYYAHVEEEADGKPWFHDIKEYLAKGEYPEIANPTQKRTLWRYSNNFFHNGGILYRRTPDLGLLRCVDAKEASRLLEEIHVETCDPHMNGFVLAKKVLRAGYFWMNMETNCIQYVWKFHHCQIHANMIKVPTNELNATSSP; via the coding sequence atggccattaacatgaacattcaagagttactagtgattggagattcagacctacttatacatcaggtgcgagaagaatgggcaaccaagaactccaagatactcctgtatCTGCATCATGAACAGGaactgaggaaaaggttcacgaagtcggagttccaacatgttcccagaatccagaatgtgttcgccgatgcattggctactttgtcatctatgatacaacatccaaacaaaATTTTCATTAATCCTATTCcaataaagatccatgatcagccagcttattatgcccatgttgaagaagaagcagacggaaagccttggtttcatgatatcaaggaatatttggcaaaaggagagtacccagagattgcaaatcctactcagaaacgcacactttggAGATATTCCAACAATTtttttcacaacggaggaatcctgtatagaaggactcctgatttgggactattaagatgtgtcgacgcaaaggaagcatccaggctactggAGGAAATTCATGTCGAGACCTGcgatccacatatgaatggttttgtcttagcaaagaaggtactccgagctggttacttttggatgaataTGGAGAcgaactgcatccagtatgtatGGAAATTCCACcattgtcagatacatgcaaacatgataaaggtacctacaaatgagcttaatgcaacaagctcaccatga